From a single Alloactinosynnema sp. L-07 genomic region:
- a CDS encoding response regulator yields the protein MISVLVVEDNAVAAQAHRVYVERVSGFAVAGVVHSGRAALRFLDTGPVDLVLLDLYLPDGHGLDVVRALRAAGHGADVIAVTSARDLAVVRAAVSAGVVQYLLKPFTFAGLRDKLEGYARFRDHVRHGEAAAQSDVDEAFGALRGSDSAVLPKGMSGPTLDLVISAVRTAEDGLSAAAAADEVGVSRVTARRYLEFLADQGQVVRRPRYGTVGRPEVVYQWAQKTGPVNFSPGP from the coding sequence ATGATCTCCGTGCTGGTAGTAGAAGACAACGCGGTAGCAGCCCAAGCCCACCGTGTCTATGTAGAGCGAGTCTCCGGTTTCGCCGTCGCAGGCGTCGTGCATTCCGGACGAGCCGCTTTGCGCTTCCTGGACACAGGCCCAGTCGACCTCGTCTTGCTCGATCTCTATCTGCCGGACGGGCATGGTCTCGACGTCGTACGGGCGTTGCGCGCGGCGGGGCACGGGGCAGACGTCATCGCCGTGACCTCAGCCCGCGACCTGGCCGTCGTCCGAGCCGCGGTCTCAGCAGGCGTAGTCCAATACCTGCTCAAACCGTTCACCTTCGCAGGCCTGCGAGACAAACTCGAAGGCTACGCCCGCTTCCGAGACCACGTCCGCCACGGCGAAGCCGCCGCCCAATCCGACGTAGACGAAGCCTTCGGCGCGCTACGAGGATCAGACAGCGCCGTACTCCCCAAAGGAATGAGCGGCCCAACCCTCGACCTGGTGATCAGCGCGGTAAGAACAGCCGAAGACGGCCTGTCCGCCGCGGCCGCCGCGGACGAGGTGGGAGTCTCCCGCGTCACCGCCCGCCGCTACCTGGAATTCCTCGCCGACCAGGGCCAAGTCGTCCGGCGACCCCGGTACGGCACGGTCGGCCGCCCCGAGGTCGTCTACCAATGGGCTCAGAAGACCGGTCCGGTGAACTTCTCCCCAGGCCCCTGA
- a CDS encoding RNA methyltransferase translates to MFTERTPRVASARALTRRAGRDKAGRFLVEGAQAVREALAFGRVHELFVTEAAAERNPSLVDVDVPVSFVTDKAASGLSETITPQGIIAVCDLVDRPLTELAGPLVAVMVGVSDPGNAGTVTRVADAAGAGSVVFAGATVDPHNGKCVRASTGSVFHLPVIRARSLDEVFAACRSAGLRLVAADGHATHDLDQATDAGELTAPTAWVFGSEAHGLDDAVLAEMDSVVKVPLYGAAESLNLATAAAVCLYASARALRAG, encoded by the coding sequence GTGTTCACCGAACGAACGCCTCGGGTCGCTTCCGCGCGTGCCCTGACCCGCCGCGCTGGCCGCGACAAGGCCGGGCGATTCCTCGTCGAGGGCGCCCAAGCTGTTCGGGAGGCGCTGGCCTTCGGCCGGGTGCACGAGCTGTTCGTCACCGAGGCCGCGGCCGAGCGCAACCCGTCGCTGGTGGACGTCGACGTCCCGGTGTCCTTCGTGACCGACAAGGCCGCGTCCGGACTCTCGGAAACCATTACGCCCCAAGGCATCATCGCCGTGTGCGACCTGGTCGACCGCCCGCTCACCGAGTTGGCCGGTCCCTTGGTCGCGGTCATGGTCGGAGTTTCCGACCCTGGCAACGCGGGCACGGTCACCCGGGTCGCCGACGCCGCGGGGGCGGGCTCGGTGGTCTTCGCGGGCGCGACCGTCGACCCGCACAACGGCAAGTGTGTCCGCGCGTCGACCGGCAGCGTCTTCCACCTGCCCGTGATCCGCGCGCGCTCCCTTGACGAGGTGTTCGCCGCCTGCCGCTCGGCGGGCCTGCGCCTCGTCGCGGCCGACGGCCACGCCACCCACGACCTGGACCAGGCCACGGACGCGGGGGAGCTGACCGCCCCGACGGCCTGGGTCTTCGGCAGTGAGGCCCACGGCCTCGATGACGCGGTTCTGGCCGAGATGGACTCGGTTGTGAAGGTCCCGCTCTATGGCGCTGCTGAGAGCCTGAACCTGGCCACGGCCGCCGCGGTCTGTCTCTACGCGAGCGCCCGCGCCCTGCGCGCGGGCTGA
- a CDS encoding DUF1844 domain-containing protein, protein MLMSASAERLGLADADPDSSPHRDLDEARRLITALAGLVTASVEYLGPHAAPIRDGLQSLQRAFREASAFPDEPGQGPGEKFTGPVF, encoded by the coding sequence ATGCTGATGTCGGCCTCCGCAGAACGACTCGGCCTGGCCGACGCCGATCCGGACAGTAGCCCCCACCGGGACCTCGACGAGGCGCGCAGGCTGATCACGGCGCTCGCGGGCCTGGTCACGGCCTCGGTGGAGTACCTCGGCCCGCACGCCGCGCCGATCCGTGACGGTCTGCAATCGCTGCAGCGCGCGTTCCGGGAGGCCTCGGCGTTTCCGGACGAGCCTGGTCAGGGGCCTGGGGAGAAGTTCACCGGACCGGTCTTCTGA
- a CDS encoding anti-sigma factor: MTAFQHDREQLGAFALGVLDQREADQVRAHLAQCPDCRHEVDDLLALRRSLDEIPPEAFLEGPPDSDLVLQRTLRKMSSESAPRRGLVAAGVAVLAAVALGGAFFAGRTTAPEPVAAPPPTTVPGTRAGAATDPDTGAVMSVKLVPQAGWVRVNAMVKGAPVGARCELRVVSKSGGESVLAGSWLVSEKGARDGTSLDGSALIDPDDVAAVEVVTTDGRRIVSASV; the protein is encoded by the coding sequence GTGACCGCGTTCCAGCACGACCGCGAGCAGCTCGGCGCCTTCGCCCTCGGCGTCCTCGACCAGCGCGAGGCCGACCAGGTCCGCGCCCACCTGGCCCAGTGCCCCGACTGCCGCCACGAGGTCGACGACCTGCTGGCGCTGCGCCGCTCGCTCGACGAGATCCCGCCCGAGGCGTTCCTGGAGGGTCCGCCGGACAGCGACCTGGTCCTGCAGCGCACGCTGCGCAAGATGAGCAGCGAGAGCGCGCCCCGCCGCGGTCTGGTCGCCGCCGGGGTGGCCGTGCTGGCCGCCGTGGCGCTCGGCGGGGCGTTCTTCGCGGGCCGGACCACCGCCCCCGAGCCGGTCGCCGCGCCGCCGCCCACCACCGTTCCCGGGACGCGGGCCGGTGCGGCCACCGACCCGGACACCGGCGCGGTGATGAGCGTGAAGCTGGTGCCGCAGGCGGGCTGGGTCCGGGTCAACGCCATGGTGAAGGGCGCCCCGGTTGGCGCGCGCTGCGAACTGAGGGTCGTGTCGAAGTCGGGCGGCGAGTCGGTGCTGGCGGGCAGCTGGCTGGTGTCGGAGAAGGGCGCCCGGGACGGGACGAGCCTCGACGGCTCAGCCTTGATCGACCCCGACGACGTCGCCGCGGTCGAGGTCGTCACCACCGACGGCAGGCGCATCGTCTCGGCCTCGGTATAG
- the rplT gene encoding 50S ribosomal protein L20 — protein sequence MARVKRAVNAQKKRRTTLELASGYRGQRSRLYRKAKEQVLHSLNYAYRDRRARKGDFRKLWIQRINAAARQNGMSYNRFIEGLRVGGVDVDRKILAELAVSDPTAFTALVEIARANAGTQGKAEAAS from the coding sequence GTGGCACGCGTCAAGCGGGCAGTCAACGCCCAAAAGAAGCGCCGCACGACTCTCGAGCTCGCCAGCGGCTACCGCGGCCAGCGCTCGCGGCTGTACCGCAAGGCCAAGGAGCAGGTGCTCCACTCGCTGAACTACGCCTACCGGGACCGCCGTGCCCGCAAGGGTGACTTCCGCAAGCTCTGGATCCAGCGGATCAACGCCGCCGCTCGTCAGAACGGCATGAGCTACAACCGCTTCATCGAGGGCCTGCGCGTCGGCGGCGTCGATGTCGACCGCAAGATCCTCGCCGAGCTCGCTGTCAGCGACCCCACCGCGTTCACCGCGCTGGTCGAGATCGCGCGCGCCAACGCGGGCACCCAGGGCAAGGCCGAGGCCGCTTCCTGA
- the infC gene encoding translation initiation factor IF-3, which yields MDRGGPISTETRINDRIRVPEVRLVGPNGEQVGIVRIEDALRLAQEADLDLVEVAPQARPPVCKLMDFGKFKYESAQKARESRRNQVLTVIKEQKLRPKIDSHDYETKKRNVVRFLEHGNKVKVTIMFRGREQSRPELGFRLLQRLAEDVQELGFVESSAKQDGRNMIMVLAPHKNVKPKPKVTSADDSEEPIESSPEDLT from the coding sequence ATGGACCGAGGAGGCCCCATCAGCACGGAGACACGCATCAACGACCGCATCCGCGTGCCGGAGGTCCGACTTGTCGGACCCAACGGCGAGCAGGTCGGCATCGTCCGCATCGAGGACGCGCTCCGACTCGCGCAGGAAGCGGACCTTGATCTCGTGGAGGTCGCCCCGCAGGCCCGCCCGCCGGTATGCAAGCTCATGGACTTCGGAAAGTTCAAGTACGAGAGCGCGCAGAAGGCCCGCGAGTCCCGGCGGAACCAGGTGCTCACCGTCATCAAGGAGCAGAAGCTCCGACCGAAGATCGACTCCCACGACTACGAGACCAAGAAGCGCAATGTCGTGCGCTTCCTCGAGCACGGGAACAAGGTCAAGGTCACCATCATGTTCCGCGGCCGCGAGCAGTCCCGCCCGGAGCTGGGCTTCCGCCTGCTCCAGCGGCTCGCCGAGGACGTTCAGGAGCTCGGCTTCGTGGAGTCGTCCGCCAAGCAGGACGGCCGAAACATGATCATGGTGCTGGCACCGCACAAGAACGTGAAGCCCAAGCCGAAGGTGACCTCGGCGGACGACTCCGAAGAGCCGATCGAGAGCTCTCCTGAGGACTTGACCTGA
- a CDS encoding sensor histidine kinase: MKQWSLARQLLVVQVVIVGLLVAVGAALAWADVADRAEESSTAEALALAKAIAAAPTVTEAVRGSNPTAILQPYTERVRADTGVDFITIMSPDGVRFTHPNPSEIGGRFLGHIEEARAGRAFTETYTGTLGPSVRAVVPVFASGQVVGLVSAGITLSAISADVADRLLPVILAAALVLILGATATYLVSRRLRRQTGGLAPAALSRVIGYHESILHAVREGLVLLDRDHRVTLCNDGVRTLLDLPADAEGKRVDELGLPNAMVERLLSDTEMRDELHLTETRVLVVNSSTVGNSMGTVVTLRDRTDLQALTGELDTVRGFAEALRAQAHEAANRLHTVVSLVELGRPAEAVEFATDELAIAQRLTDQVVGAVAEPVLAALLLGKAADAGERGVDLIIDPDTEITDLEIPARDLVTILGNLIDNAVDAAADSEERWVRVSARTSTDTLVLRVADSGGGLPDGSRPFERGWSTKPGGARGLGLALVGQAVRRASGTVEAGQDIGGGAVFTVRVPR, encoded by the coding sequence ATGAAGCAGTGGAGTCTGGCCCGGCAGCTCCTGGTCGTCCAGGTGGTCATCGTCGGCCTGCTCGTGGCTGTCGGAGCGGCCCTGGCCTGGGCGGACGTGGCCGACCGGGCCGAGGAATCGAGCACCGCCGAGGCGCTGGCACTGGCCAAGGCGATCGCCGCCGCACCCACGGTGACCGAGGCGGTGCGCGGGTCGAACCCGACCGCGATCCTGCAGCCCTACACCGAGCGGGTGCGCGCCGACACCGGCGTCGACTTCATCACGATCATGTCCCCCGACGGCGTCCGGTTCACCCACCCGAACCCGTCCGAGATCGGCGGCCGCTTCCTCGGCCATATTGAGGAGGCGCGCGCCGGTCGGGCCTTCACCGAGACCTACACCGGCACCCTCGGCCCGTCCGTCCGCGCGGTCGTCCCGGTCTTCGCCTCGGGCCAGGTCGTCGGCCTGGTCAGCGCCGGAATCACCCTGAGCGCCATCAGCGCCGATGTCGCCGACCGCTTGCTGCCGGTGATCCTGGCCGCCGCCCTGGTCCTGATCCTCGGCGCCACCGCGACCTACCTGGTCAGCCGCAGGCTGCGCAGACAGACCGGCGGCCTGGCCCCCGCCGCCCTGAGCCGGGTGATCGGCTACCACGAGTCGATCCTGCACGCCGTCCGCGAGGGCTTGGTCCTGCTCGACCGCGACCACCGGGTGACCTTGTGCAACGACGGCGTCCGCACCCTGCTCGACCTCCCCGCTGACGCCGAAGGCAAGCGGGTCGACGAACTCGGCCTGCCCAACGCGATGGTCGAGCGCCTGCTCAGCGACACCGAGATGCGCGACGAACTCCACCTGACGGAGACCCGGGTCCTCGTGGTCAACTCCTCGACCGTGGGCAACTCCATGGGCACCGTGGTGACCCTGCGAGACCGCACCGACCTCCAGGCCCTCACCGGCGAACTCGACACCGTGCGCGGCTTCGCCGAAGCCTTGCGCGCCCAAGCCCACGAGGCCGCCAACCGCCTGCACACGGTCGTCTCCCTGGTGGAACTGGGCCGCCCGGCCGAGGCCGTCGAGTTCGCCACGGACGAGTTGGCCATCGCCCAACGCCTCACCGACCAGGTCGTCGGCGCCGTCGCGGAGCCGGTACTCGCCGCGCTGCTGCTCGGAAAGGCCGCCGACGCCGGCGAACGCGGCGTCGACCTGATCATCGACCCGGACACCGAGATCACCGACCTGGAAATCCCCGCCCGCGACCTGGTGACCATCCTTGGCAACCTGATCGACAACGCCGTGGACGCGGCGGCGGACAGTGAAGAACGGTGGGTACGAGTGAGCGCGAGGACATCCACAGACACCCTTGTGTTGCGCGTAGCCGACAGCGGCGGGGGTCTGCCCGACGGCTCCAGACCGTTCGAACGTGGCTGGTCGACGAAGCCCGGAGGCGCACGGGGCTTGGGTTTGGCACTGGTCGGTCAGGCGGTCCGGCGGGCGAGCGGAACCGTCGAAGCAGGACAAGACATCGGCGGCGGCGCCGTCTTCACAGTCCGAGTACCACGATGA
- a CDS encoding sigma-70 family RNA polymerase sigma factor, whose amino-acid sequence MTIPGFRPRRRKQVPGEDFVRFLYGEHGKALLAYTTRLTGDRAAAEDIVQETLLRAWKHADTLADESRGSTRGWLLTVARNIVTDRVRARAARPQEVGEPLDAPGADSDHADSVVNEMAVLGALDHLSREHRDVLVEVYYRGRSVAEAAQALGIPAGTVKSRTYHALRALRGVMGPGEREVTR is encoded by the coding sequence GTGACGATCCCAGGGTTTCGGCCGCGCCGCCGCAAGCAGGTCCCCGGCGAGGACTTCGTCCGGTTCCTCTACGGCGAACACGGCAAGGCGCTGCTGGCCTACACGACCCGGCTGACCGGCGACCGGGCCGCCGCCGAGGACATCGTGCAGGAGACCCTGCTGCGGGCCTGGAAGCACGCCGACACCCTGGCCGACGAGAGCCGCGGCTCGACGCGCGGCTGGCTGCTCACCGTGGCCCGCAACATCGTCACCGACCGGGTCCGCGCCAGGGCCGCCCGCCCCCAGGAGGTCGGCGAACCGCTCGACGCGCCGGGAGCCGACAGTGACCACGCCGACAGCGTCGTCAACGAGATGGCCGTCCTCGGCGCGCTGGACCACCTGTCCCGCGAACACCGGGACGTGCTGGTCGAGGTGTACTACCGGGGTCGGTCGGTCGCCGAAGCCGCGCAGGCGCTCGGAATTCCGGCGGGTACCGTGAAATCGAGGACTTACCACGCGTTACGGGCCCTGCGCGGCGTGATGGGTCCAGGCGAGAGGGAGGTGACGAGGTGA
- the rpmI gene encoding 50S ribosomal protein L35: MPKMKTHSGASKRVKITGKGKLRRQQAGLRHKLEKKPTSVTRRLSGTAEVAKVDEKRLNRLLAR, encoded by the coding sequence ATGCCGAAGATGAAGACCCACTCCGGTGCGTCCAAGCGCGTCAAGATCACCGGCAAGGGCAAGCTGCGCCGCCAGCAGGCCGGGCTGCGCCACAAGCTGGAGAAGAAGCCCACCTCGGTGACCCGCAGGCTCTCCGGCACCGCCGAGGTCGCCAAGGTCGACGAGAAGCGCCTCAACCGGCTGCTCGCCCGCTGA
- a CDS encoding cation:dicarboxylate symporter family transporter, with amino-acid sequence MSTLRRDRTHYLYLAVIAAVVLGVAVGLFAPDFAKSLKPLGTGFVSLIKMMISPIIFCTIVLGVGSVTKAAKIGKVGGLALGYFLAMSTVALAIGLIVGNVLHPGDGLAITDAVRAKGEAQVKTAEGTTEFVLGIIPKTLVSAFTEGQVLQTLLIALLTGFALQALGRRGEPVLRGVGHIQGLVFKILAMIMWVAPIGAFGAIAAVVGETGVSALKSLAVIMLGFYATCLVFVVVVLGLLLWLVARVNLFSLLRYLGREFLLILSTSSSEVALPRLIAKMEHLGVSKPVVGITVPTGYSFNLDGTAIYLTMATLFVANAMGSPLGAGEQISLLIFMIIASKGAAGVTGAGLATLAGGLQSHRPDLVDGVGLIVGIDRFMSEARALTNFAGNAVATVLIGTWTKEFDHAQAARVLAGDEPFDEESLADDQQESVPEPRHELASRP; translated from the coding sequence GTGTCGACTCTCCGCCGAGATCGGACCCACTATCTCTATCTCGCAGTCATCGCCGCCGTCGTGCTCGGCGTCGCGGTCGGCCTGTTCGCTCCCGACTTCGCCAAGTCGCTCAAGCCGCTGGGCACCGGGTTCGTCAGCCTGATCAAGATGATGATCAGCCCGATAATCTTCTGCACGATCGTGCTGGGCGTCGGCTCGGTCACCAAGGCCGCCAAGATCGGCAAGGTCGGCGGGCTGGCCTTGGGCTACTTCCTGGCGATGTCGACCGTGGCGCTGGCCATCGGCCTCATCGTCGGCAACGTGCTGCACCCCGGCGACGGCCTGGCCATCACCGACGCCGTGCGCGCCAAGGGCGAGGCGCAGGTCAAGACCGCGGAAGGCACCACCGAATTCGTGCTCGGGATCATCCCGAAGACGCTGGTGTCGGCTTTCACCGAGGGCCAGGTGCTACAGACCCTGCTCATCGCCCTGCTGACCGGGTTCGCCTTGCAGGCCCTCGGCCGTCGCGGCGAGCCGGTGCTCCGCGGTGTCGGGCACATTCAGGGGCTGGTGTTCAAGATCCTGGCGATGATCATGTGGGTGGCCCCGATCGGCGCGTTCGGCGCGATCGCGGCGGTGGTCGGCGAGACCGGGGTGTCGGCGCTCAAGAGCCTCGCGGTGATCATGCTCGGCTTCTACGCGACGTGTCTGGTGTTCGTCGTGGTCGTGCTCGGGCTGCTGCTGTGGCTGGTGGCGCGGGTGAACCTGTTCTCGCTGCTGCGCTACCTCGGCCGCGAGTTCCTGCTGATCCTGTCGACGTCGTCGTCGGAGGTGGCGCTGCCGCGGCTGATCGCGAAGATGGAGCACCTCGGTGTGAGCAAGCCCGTCGTCGGCATCACGGTGCCCACCGGGTACTCGTTCAACCTCGACGGCACCGCGATCTACCTGACCATGGCCACCCTGTTCGTCGCCAACGCCATGGGTTCCCCGCTGGGCGCGGGCGAGCAGATCTCGCTGCTGATCTTCATGATCATCGCCTCGAAGGGCGCCGCGGGCGTAACCGGCGCGGGACTGGCGACTCTGGCGGGCGGCCTGCAGTCACACCGGCCGGACCTGGTCGACGGGGTGGGTCTGATCGTCGGCATCGACCGTTTCATGTCCGAGGCGCGGGCGCTGACGAACTTCGCGGGCAACGCGGTCGCCACGGTGCTGATCGGCACGTGGACCAAGGAGTTCGACCATGCGCAGGCAGCTCGGGTACTCGCAGGGGACGAACCGTTCGACGAAGAGTCACTCGCCGATGACCAGCAGGAATCGGTGCCAGAACCTAGGCACGAACTGGCTTCGCGGCCGTAG